Within Spinacia oleracea cultivar Varoflay chromosome 4, BTI_SOV_V1, whole genome shotgun sequence, the genomic segment ATCACGGATCTCAATGCTTAATCCTCCTTCAAATCGATTCATCCTTTGCCTCTCAGTAGTCACCAGGTCAGGGGCAAATCGAGCAAGCTCATTGAATTTCACTGCATATTCCAGAACATTCTTCTTTCCTTGACTCAATTTGATAAATTTCGATTCCATTTGCAGTTGCAGAGAATAGGGATAAAATTGTTCCCGCATAGCTTCCGTCAGTTTTTCCCAACCAAAACCAGGCTCATTTTGGATTCCTTTAACACTTTTCCACCACAGGTTGGCTTGTCCTTTCAAGTAAAAGACAGCATAGTTGACCTTCCATTTCTCGGGGCATTGAGTTGCATCAAATAATTTCTCCATATCGCTAATCCATTCCTCAAATTCAGTAGGGTCTGGCTTGCCATCATAGGTAGGGGGTTTATGAGAAGCGAACTTCTTGAACATGTTGGAGCATTCTTCTTGCTCTGACCTTGGCTTTTGACGATTTCCTTGCAGAAGTTCCGACATTATCAATCTCATTAAATCCATTCGATTATCGCTTGTTTCTCCTGGAGTGTCCCCGAAAATGGGATCCTTGCgcaattcttcaattctttcttgCATTCCTCACAGCGCTAATGCAGATTTGTGATTACCATTTCCATCGTTAACATCGTTATCGTTTCTAGTGCCGTCAATAGGAATATTTCCGCTTGAAGTCATCGCCGATCTGATCGCAAGGATACAACACTTCAGataatcttttcttcttgaaattAGACTAAGAAATTCTGCAAAtcataataaagaaaacattcccGTTGCGTTCCCCGTCCTatcactcacactcatttcattttaacttagcatgATTTTAACTCATTCTTTTtactcattccttaaaattcttgctTAAAacctaataaattttatttcgtgcaaaacccgtaaagtttagcacttatggtcgcagaaccttggctctgaataccaaactgtaacaccccgacttctaaacaccataaATTAGgttattatctttaattagcagcggaaaccctaatttagtcggagtgTCACATGCCTAtttccctcgtgggaaatacaaggcgacatgacctttttaaattactaaataaactttaataataaaCACTTTTAACATctgattaaacattaatattaaaatctaactcaaatcatgaaatcaaacttagactttaaataatacatccctttattactaataacatagttatctttactaaacatcgatcgtgaatttggtggttgcatcctcactctaaggcatcccatgatcttcttcgtacctaaaacaaaagcaacatcgtgagccgaggcccagtaacatactaccctaacagcgtaaactcatttcaattcattttatttactttgcaatcagggggaatagaatatagtaaaaacactttcataaatgcattataataaaacatcatttataatttgaaactttaatagttcccattatctttcataaaacattcattttacttggtaactgacaagttagccttgcgggacgtctcccaccttgcgatagtcctcaaggagcactctcccttgttggacatacgcccgtacctaaatagtttctcttttagcttgcggtaaccctcaaggagcactctcccttgttgggtgtcccgcggtacggcggtacgtgcacgacctagaaatagtaaccccactaactgccagaaccggttacacttttatttatcatgtttcgtatcttattcgtaactcataaacatcattcttataaaatcattcataaacatatttaaatatcatcatgcatagaacaaactttataaatacatttcatatcccacaatccaataaaaacatatcattataaacacatttcataatctcataaaacacatttcataaagggattgtgggtgttagcaatagatgttacctcccgtagtttatacttcctgttcgatggatcgttcgtcctgagctccaagtccgatttctttcagaatattaaattattcaattagttatcaaaaatcgatattttataaataaattaataaa encodes:
- the LOC130471540 gene encoding uncharacterized protein, translated to MQERIEELRKDPIFGDTPGETSDNRMDLMRLIMSELLQGNRQKPRSEQEECSNMFKKFASHKPPTYDGKPDPTEFEEWISDMEKLFDATQCPEKWKVNYAVFYLKGQANLWWKSVKGIQNEPGFGWEKLTEAMREQFYPYSLQLQMESKFIKLSQGKKNVLEYAVKFNELARFAPDLVTTERQRMNRFEGGLSIEIRDRLSSSRISTFQELYDRAINVERIIKLREETYGKRKGSFEENQPNNKKQNVNVSYQGGNNGNQNFNKNRGCAKCGRWNHTEKECRIGTRDCFKCGSKDHQIRDCPQIHREQGDRRNDENKGNGGTTNFNRNPPRGATSNGRVFLMQGKDDDANDNDDFASME